One region of Miscanthus floridulus cultivar M001 chromosome 19, ASM1932011v1, whole genome shotgun sequence genomic DNA includes:
- the LOC136529497 gene encoding NADH-ubiquinone oxidoreductase chain 6-like: MRLLAPAFKFHFKEGRRTMILSVLSSPALVSGLMVVRAKNPVHSVLFPILVFCDTSGLLILLGLDFSAMIFPVVHIGAIAVSFLFVVMMFNIQIAEIHEEVLRYLPVSGIIGLIFWWEMFFILDNETIPLLPTHRNTTSLGYTVYAGKVRSWTNLETLGNLLYTYYSVWFLVSSLILLVAMIGAIVLTMHRTTKVKRQDVFRRNALDSRRTTIQGGGRRCFSFGSSANSKDHFKWILQSEYKDFPGLVDNIDALLEVLEPWEILFFCTLSPETLLSSTPCHRYI, from the coding sequence AGCATTCAAGTTCCATTTCAAGGAAGGACGACGTACCATGATACTTTCTGTTTTGTCGAGCCCTGCTTTGGTCTCTGGTTTGATGGTTGTACGTGCTAAAAATCCGGTACATTCCGTTTTGTTTCCCATCCTAGTCTTTTGCGACACTTCTGGTTTACTTATTTTGTTAGGTCTCGACTTCTCCGCTATGATCTTCCCAGTAGTTCATATAGGAGCTATTGCCGTTTCATTCCTATTCGTGGTTATGATGTTCAATATTCAAATAGCGGAGATTCACGAAGAAGTATTGCGCTATTTACCAGTGAGTGGTATTATTGGACTGATCTTTTGGTGGGAAATGTTCTTCATTTTAGATAATGAAACCATTCCATTACTACCAACCCACAGAAATACGACCTCCCTGGGATATACGGTTTATGCCGGAAAGGTACGAAGTTGGACTAATTTGGAAACATTGGGCAATTTACTTTATACCTACTATTCCGTCTGGTTTTTGGTTTCTAGTTTGATTTTATTAGTAGCTATGATTGGGGCTATAGTACTGACTATGCATAGGACTACAAAGGTGAAAAGACAGGATGTATTCCGACGAAATGCCTTGGATTCTAGGAGGACGACTATACAGGGAGGGGGCAGAAGGTGCTTCTCCTTCGGATCATCTGCAAATTCGAAAGACCACTTTAAATGGATTTTGCAATCTGAATATAAGGATTTCCCAGGTTTGGTTGATAATATCGACGCACTTCTCGAAGTGCTCGAGCCTTGGGAAATCTTATTTTTTTGCACACTTTCCCCAGAGACATTATTATCCTCAACACCTTGTCACCGCTATATATAA